Within Haematobia irritans isolate KBUSLIRL chromosome 2, ASM5000362v1, whole genome shotgun sequence, the genomic segment ACCGAACGCTATACGTTCTGCTCTTGCTATGGGTAAGGTTTTAAAACTTATGGTAAAACTCAAGATGCCAAGAGGGAAACCATTCAGGTGACTTTTGGAAAACGATAGTACCCCTCTCGATTGCGTTTGATCTAGGCAACCTATTCGAAATTCATAATTCGATCTGCTTAGTACAGAATTCTCAACCAAAAGTTCTCCTTCGATCCACAGCAATGGGAAAATTcgtacaaatttcaaatgttcaTTCGAATTGTAAGTGCACAAACGCACGAATTCCAAGACCAAATCGGGACAGGCTTCCGTGTAGAGCTGCATGGTTAGTCTACCCAAAGgtttcaaattttcaacaaaaagatCCAAATAGACTTGAGGCCTTAAAAGTTTTTCCAGTATTGGTCTCTCCACAATATGAGTAGCACTCATATAAGCTTCCACCATGTTGTCGTTGAGCTTCGGTCTATAGACTTCCCTTCGTGTGGAATGTACATCTTTCGAACTTCGATGTGTATCAAGAGAGGACTTCACTTGCAATAGTCTACGCCCAAAGatcaaattttcgttttgtattttctttattcGCTTGTTAGCATTCTCCAAATATGTGGCTCGCTGGC encodes:
- the LOC142225392 gene encoding uncharacterized protein LOC142225392, whose amino-acid sequence is MSHKRTLVETDPKRLHALNSAHKKSIENAQSKIDMKPIKLMANTFLDMNKIRSDFMVSKKILDNNIKLLRRINYIQRTHGNTENYNKYKGQRATYLENANKRIKKIQNENLIFGRRLLQVKSSLDTHRSSKDVHSTRREVYRPKLNDNMVEAYMSATHIVERPILEKLLRPQVYLDLFVENLKPLGRLTMQLYTEACPDLVLEFVRLCTYNSNEHLKFVRIFPLLWIEGELLVENSVLSRSNYEFRIGCLDQTQSRGVLSFSKSHLNGFPLGILSFTISFKTLPIARAERIAFGIVCKDLRALDSLPAYGTKNGKTTKSIIVAGCGLL